In the genome of Oceanispirochaeta sp., the window GTTCCAACGTTTTCCCGGCTAAATCGCCCTCAGACATCATCCTATCCATCAGTACGGATCCGACCATTCCTCTCCATCCAATAATCCCGACTTTTTTCACCTGTCTCTCCTGATTCATATCATTGAAGAAACTATACGTTTTAAGGGGAAATCTGTAAATAGGAGAAGTCTCTTTGGCAGATAATGAATAAAATGCCCCCCTGGAGGGGTTCTTCATTCAATGAACAGATAGATTTGAAAAAAACTCTTTGACCAGATAAGGGGTTTGCGTACATTATAATAGGGTAGTATTCGAAAGTATTATCACTCATCGATTATGTTAATGGAAATGATAAAGCCACAGGAGGTAAAATATATGCCCTATGATCTGAATAAATACACATTGAGTGAAGCCTGGTCCAAGAGCCGGGACCAATACAAGGATCTTGATTTTCTAGGATATGCCGGTGACAGCATGGCCAGTTTTGGTCAGGTTGCCCAGAATATCCGGGAGCTCCAGAACTACCTTGTGAATCAGGGAGTCAAGAGAGGCGAGAAGGTTGCTCTTGTCAGTGAGAGCCGTCCTGAATGGGGTCAGGTTTATCTGGCGATTAATACAATGGGTGCGGTGGCAGTACCCATCATGGCCGATTTTTCTGCCGAACAGATGTGTAATATTCTGGACCACTCCGACTCAGTCTTTGTCATTGCCTCAGATAAGGTCATTCCCCGATTATTGGGTTCTTCTCTGGTTCTGGCAGATAAGCTGGTTTTGATACAAGACGGTTTAAAAACAGGAAAACTGAAGACTGAAGGAGAAGAGTGGAGTTTTACAGAGGAATCTGATCTTTTTAATCCTGCATCTCCTACACAGGAAGATCACCTTTATATGGTCGAGGAAGATGATATTGCCGCGATCCTCTATACATCGGGTACCACAGGAAACTCCAAAGGGGTGATGCTGTCTCATAAAAACATCAGCCATAACGCTTATGTGGGCATTGATATTTGCTTCGCCGCTGAGAACAGCCGCTTCCTTTCTGTATTGCCTCTGGCACATTCCTATGAATGTACCCTGGGTCTGATTATTCCTATGATGAGCGGATCTTCCATCCATTATATCAAGGGGGCTCCCACGGCCCGTGTCATGATTCAGGCATTGAATGTGGTTCGTCCACAGCAGATGCTGACCGTACCCATCCTGATTGAGAAAATCTACAGAACGAGTATCGCTCCCAAATTCGCGTCGAAAAAGATCCTCCGCTTCCTCTACAGTCAAAGGCCGACAAAGTTTCTGCTGAACCGCTATGTTGCAGGTAAAAAATTGAAGGCTCTCTTCGGGGGACGACTCGAATTTTTCGGTATCGGCGGGGCTCCACTGGCGCCGGATGTAGAAGTCTTCCTCAGAGATGCCCGATTTCCCTATTCAGTGGGTTACGGTCTGACTGAGACGGCACCCTGCCTGGCTGGGGATATTCCTTCCCGCTCTGTGTACCGGGCCATCGGCAAGGCCTTCAAGGATGTTGAACTCAGAATTGCCGATGTCAGACCGGAAACCGGACATGGTGAAATCCAGGCCAGAGGTCCCAATATCATGATTGGATATTATAAGGATGAAGAAAAAACGGCGGAAGTCTTTACCGAAGACGGCTGGTTTAAAACGGGCGACCTGGGCTATCTGGATGAGAAAAACATACTTTTTATCAAGGGACGATTGAAAAATATGATCCTCGGTGCCAACGGTGAAAATATATATCCTGAAGAGATTGAAGCCATTCTGAACAGGGATCCCTATGTTCTGGACTCTCTGGTTTCCCGAATCGGTAACTCTCTGGTTGCCCGGGTTCAGCTCAACACGGAAAAACTGGATGAATTCTTGAAAGGTCTGAAGAAAACACCGGAAGAACTGAACAGGATCAAGACAGACACCCTTGAGATGGTCAGACAGTCAGCCAACAACAGTTTAAATGCCCTTTCCCGACTGGGAAAAATAATTGAACAGGTTGAGCCTTTTGAGAAAACACCATCTCTGAAGATAAAACGGTTTTTGTACTCCAGGGAGGACAGGAAGTCTGGTCAATCTATAGAATAAAAAGGGGAATTAGTATCGTCATGATGGACTTCAGTGTTTTTACTCAGCTCAATGACCAGCAGGAAGGACTGATCATCCAGTGTTCGCTGGATGAACGTTTTTCACCTCCTGCCGGGATACTCTCTTTTGAGGGTATTCTGGATCACTCCAATACGATTGAGTTTGCCGAAGCCGTTATGGAGTTCTTCGGAGGAGAGTGGGAGGAGCATCCTTTAATCCTCGAGTTGAGCGGACTTCAGTACATTTCATCCAGCGGTATCGGTTCTTTTACGACCATCCGGGTACAGGCGGATCATAAGAGCAGCCCCCTGTATCTTCTGAATATGAATACCAAGATCCGGACCGTCTTTGATCAGCTCGGATTTTCATCCTTTTTTGAGATCATTGATGATCTCCAGGAGATATTGGCATGAAGAAGATTTTAAAATGAAGGGACGAGGAGTCCTCTTTCATAATATGCCCTCTTCCATGAATGGTATCATCTGCATGGGGAGCGTTTTCTTATAAAGAACAGAAGCTGCCACAACGTAACAGCTTCTGAAATGGAGAACGTAAAATGAAAAAATCTTCAACCAATCTTGACTCTTTGGCTTTAATAACTAAGTAACAATCTTGACTAGTCTACGTTACATAATATAGAGGGCAAATGTGTGTCTCCTGTGATCTTTCCATGGCTGTTCTCTGAATAATAAACAAATATGAGGTGAAGCTCTCCCTATTCAGTATCCCGCCGTTTTAACAGAGCTGCTCCGGAACGGACCACGGGCAAATCCCTCCAGCTGGTCGTATAGCGGGGGGAAAGTTTTTCCCGTTTCATCTGCCAGCGGCTCTCCGGACGCAGGGGCATGCAGTGGAGACTGTGCGGACCGTAGCGGCTGTTTATCCGGTCTACCGCCTCCATGACGGCGTCGCTTCTATCGTCGGTCTTGTAAAAAAGATCCAGTTGTCCCTGATCGGCCGGCTCTATTTCTCCGAGGAATACGGCTATCTTTTTGTAGCGGAATCCGGGGCGGTAGAGTTTCTCCAGCTGCCGGTGGACGATGGAGACAATGGAGGGCGTATAGGACAGGGGGAAGGAGAGCTGCTCCGTGATTCCCCGGGCGTACTGCCTGTCTGACTCCCTGAAGGGATTGGTCATGATGGAGCAGTGTATCACCCTGCAGGCCGAGTTCTGGGCTCTGAGTTTTGCCACAGCCCGGGAGGCATAATCCGCTCCGGCTTCCATGATGTCTTCCTTCCCGGTGACAGGGAAGGAAAAGCTCCGGGAGCTCATGATTCCCTGTTTGGGGGGAGGGCTTTCCTCCAGGGTAAAACTGGGTCTCCCCCTGAGTTCCCAGAGGGTTTTTAATCCCACCAGGGTCATATTCTTCTTGACCCAGCTGTCGTCCTGGCGGATAAGATCTGCCGCGCTGTGGATCTCTTTGCTGTGGAGCTTCAGGGCGTACTGCCTGCCGATTCCCCATATCTCTCTTACATTTGTCTCCTCCAGAATCCCCGGCCATTCCTCCGGGGTGGGGATGCAGATGTTGTCCACTCTTTTTTTGGACCTGTGGCTGGCTATTTTTGCCAGGGTCTTGGTCTTTCCGATGCCGATGGAGACCGGGACCCCCACCCAGGAGAATACCCTGTCTCTGATGATTCGGGCCTGTTCCATCAGTTCTTCCCGGCTGCCCTGGAGTTCCAGAAAGGCCTCGTCGATGGAATAGACCTCCAGATGAGGGGTGAAGGTTTCCAGAATATCCATGATCCTCCGGGAGAGGTCGCCGTAGAGGGTGTAGTTGGATGAAAATATCACGGCACCGGCCTGGTCCAGCTGCCTTTGCATCTTAAACAGAGGGGCCCCCCGGGGCAGGTTCAACAGCTTGGCCTCCCGGCTCATGGCCACGATGCAGCCGTCATTGTTGGACAGGACCACGATGGGGCGTCCCTCAAGATCGGGGCGGAAGACCCTTTCGCAGGAGGCATAAAAGCTGTTGCAGTCCACCAGGGCGGTCATGGTCGTGATTTTCCCCGGCCTCATAACAGGGTGGACTTTCCAGCCAGAAAACGGTGAATCACATGGCTGACCACCCCCCAGACCTGAAACTCCATGTCCAGTTCGATCCTGACAGGGTCATAGGAGGGGTTTCCGGGGTAGAGCCAGAGCCGTCCGTCCCGGCGGAGCAGCTTTTTTACGGTGAATTCACCGTAGAGAACAGCCACGATGATCATGCCTTCTTTCGGGGAGATGCTGCGGTCCACAATCAGGAGGTCCCCGCTGCGAATGCCCTCGTCGATCATGGAGTCTCCCTCTACACGGACGGTGAAGGTGGCGGCGGGATTCTGTACCAGGTAGGCGTTGAAATCCAGAATCTCCTCTCGGTAGTCCGCCGCAGGGGAGGGGAAACCCGCCTTGATCAGGTCTCCGTAGCAGGGGATTCCTTTGCTCTCTTCCTTTTCGGGGATTTTCCATTGTACGGGAACTTCCGACAGAAAAAAGCCGGCGGGATCTGATTCAAAATAACTATTCATATGTATAGTATAATTCGCTCTGGGGAGAACCGTCAATTCCCCTTAGACTCTTCTTCACCGGATTCTGTCGTTTCCCCTCTTTATCCTCATGACAAAAGAGCCCCTCTTCGGTAGAATGCCATCCATGCTCAGGGAAAAAGGCGCACAGATGAAAAGAAATGAAACTCTCCGTCCCCTGTTGAAGGTGGCTGTTCCGGTGATGCTGGCCAATGGGGCCGAAACCATATACAACCTTACGGACAGCTGGTTTCTGGGCCGCCTGGGGTCCAGGGAAATTTCGGCACCCACTATTGCCTTTAATCTGATCATGCTGATCATCCTGGGGGGGCTGGGTATTTCCGCCGCAGGAACCACCCTCATTTCCCGGGCGGTGGGGCAGAAGGATCAGAAGAAGGCCGAGTTCTTTCTGGGACAGGTCTGTTCCCTCCTGCTGTTGGCCTCCCTGCTCCTTGCCGCGGCGGGCTGGCTGCTGGCAGGCCCCTTTCTGCGGGCCATACAGACACCACCCGACCTTTTTGAGCTTACAGCGGACTATATTAGAATCATCTGTCTTGGAATTCCCTTCATGTACGGTTTCTTTGCCCTTCAGAGTGCCATGGA includes:
- a CDS encoding AMP-binding protein, with translation MPYDLNKYTLSEAWSKSRDQYKDLDFLGYAGDSMASFGQVAQNIRELQNYLVNQGVKRGEKVALVSESRPEWGQVYLAINTMGAVAVPIMADFSAEQMCNILDHSDSVFVIASDKVIPRLLGSSLVLADKLVLIQDGLKTGKLKTEGEEWSFTEESDLFNPASPTQEDHLYMVEEDDIAAILYTSGTTGNSKGVMLSHKNISHNAYVGIDICFAAENSRFLSVLPLAHSYECTLGLIIPMMSGSSIHYIKGAPTARVMIQALNVVRPQQMLTVPILIEKIYRTSIAPKFASKKILRFLYSQRPTKFLLNRYVAGKKLKALFGGRLEFFGIGGAPLAPDVEVFLRDARFPYSVGYGLTETAPCLAGDIPSRSVYRAIGKAFKDVELRIADVRPETGHGEIQARGPNIMIGYYKDEEKTAEVFTEDGWFKTGDLGYLDEKNILFIKGRLKNMILGANGENIYPEEIEAILNRDPYVLDSLVSRIGNSLVARVQLNTEKLDEFLKGLKKTPEELNRIKTDTLEMVRQSANNSLNALSRLGKIIEQVEPFEKTPSLKIKRFLYSREDRKSGQSIE
- a CDS encoding STAS domain-containing protein, with product MMDFSVFTQLNDQQEGLIIQCSLDERFSPPAGILSFEGILDHSNTIEFAEAVMEFFGGEWEEHPLILELSGLQYISSSGIGSFTTIRVQADHKSSPLYLLNMNTKIRTVFDQLGFSSFFEIIDDLQEILA
- a CDS encoding Y-family DNA polymerase — translated: MRPGKITTMTALVDCNSFYASCERVFRPDLEGRPIVVLSNNDGCIVAMSREAKLLNLPRGAPLFKMQRQLDQAGAVIFSSNYTLYGDLSRRIMDILETFTPHLEVYSIDEAFLELQGSREELMEQARIIRDRVFSWVGVPVSIGIGKTKTLAKIASHRSKKRVDNICIPTPEEWPGILEETNVREIWGIGRQYALKLHSKEIHSAADLIRQDDSWVKKNMTLVGLKTLWELRGRPSFTLEESPPPKQGIMSSRSFSFPVTGKEDIMEAGADYASRAVAKLRAQNSACRVIHCSIMTNPFRESDRQYARGITEQLSFPLSYTPSIVSIVHRQLEKLYRPGFRYKKIAVFLGEIEPADQGQLDLFYKTDDRSDAVMEAVDRINSRYGPHSLHCMPLRPESRWQMKREKLSPRYTTSWRDLPVVRSGAALLKRRDTE
- a CDS encoding LexA family transcriptional regulator; this translates as MNSYFESDPAGFFLSEVPVQWKIPEKEESKGIPCYGDLIKAGFPSPAADYREEILDFNAYLVQNPAATFTVRVEGDSMIDEGIRSGDLLIVDRSISPKEGMIIVAVLYGEFTVKKLLRRDGRLWLYPGNPSYDPVRIELDMEFQVWGVVSHVIHRFLAGKSTLL